A window of the bacterium genome harbors these coding sequences:
- a CDS encoding RodZ domain-containing protein — protein MAALGIGERLRSARQALGLSLEEIESVTRIRCAFLDALEREAFGDLPGPAYVRGFLRSYADYLGIPAEELLGAYPRNPPLHGAAGVLGRRDSPVEVRITPATRFSRTRGLLIGLGIVAGVGILLVGYVLLSQIRQFAQTPLPKASRPASGSTSPAVRSSATAPVRTEPVPPQAPPIQRVAPLPHPAAAPSIAPAVGGPSSLAPASAPQTSPPAAPAKPIPSPKPPPAPAASPSPTPPPATPPAGQGTPPGAPPAGAPQAGARLTSPLQIVVVASDRSWVRAVADGATVFEGIVNSGDRQVWSAKRELIIRVGNASGVNVSVNGRDLGHLGGAGQVVERTYQVGGEMTP, from the coding sequence ATGGCAGCGCTTGGGATCGGCGAACGGCTGCGGAGTGCCCGTCAGGCTCTCGGTTTGTCCCTCGAGGAAATCGAAAGCGTCACCCGAATCCGCTGCGCCTTCCTTGACGCGCTGGAGCGAGAAGCGTTTGGCGATCTCCCCGGTCCCGCCTACGTCCGGGGATTTCTTCGCAGCTACGCCGATTATCTGGGCATCCCCGCCGAGGAACTGCTCGGGGCGTACCCCCGCAACCCGCCGCTGCACGGCGCCGCGGGGGTGCTGGGCCGGAGGGATTCTCCGGTCGAGGTGCGGATCACGCCGGCCACCCGATTCTCGCGGACGCGCGGGCTCCTGATCGGCCTCGGGATCGTTGCCGGCGTGGGAATTCTGCTCGTGGGCTACGTCCTCCTCAGCCAGATCCGCCAGTTCGCGCAGACGCCTCTCCCAAAAGCATCCCGACCCGCCTCCGGATCCACTTCGCCGGCCGTTCGTTCGAGTGCGACGGCGCCGGTGAGGACCGAGCCCGTCCCGCCCCAGGCTCCACCGATTCAGCGTGTCGCTCCGCTGCCCCACCCGGCGGCAGCTCCGTCCATTGCGCCAGCCGTTGGCGGCCCCAGTTCGCTCGCCCCTGCGTCTGCACCCCAGACGTCGCCTCCCGCCGCACCTGCCAAGCCCATACCGTCCCCCAAGCCGCCTCCCGCGCCCGCAGCTTCGCCATCCCCGACCCCTCCGCCGGCTACGCCCCCCGCGGGGCAGGGTACCCCGCCGGGGGCGCCTCCTGCCGGGGCGCCCCAGGCGGGTGCCCGGCTGACGTCCCCGCTGCAGATCGTCGTGGTGGCTTCCGACCGCTCCTGGGTACGCGCGGTCGCCGATGGGGCGACCGTCTTCGAGGGGATTGTCAACTCCGGCGACCGGCAGGTCTGGTCCGCGAAGCGCGAACTGATTATTCGGGTGGGAAACGCCAGCGGCGTCAATGTCTCGGTCAACGGGCGCGATCTTGGCCACCTGGGGGGAGCCGGACAGGTCGTCGAGCGCACATATCAAGTTGGAGGAGAGATGACCCCGTGA
- a CDS encoding competence/damage-inducible protein A encodes MTDPAKPAADGGSPHPRQLVRAEIISVGTEHLLGQIVDTNATFLCTVLADLGIAVYFRSTVGDNVRRVQDVFLHALDRADLILSTGGLGPTDDDLTVAAVAEALALPIERHEEAWAHIQEFFRKRNRPLSSQQVKQAMLPRGARMIPNPRGSAPGVIIEHHGKTLIFTPGVPREMKGMVQDSIVPYLRERGLAGREVIRSRVLRITGLGESGVEDRLRDLMRSSVNPTIAPYAHTGECHVRLTARGTEAEVESLLDRTEGAARERLGPAIYSAGEATLEEVVARALTAKRVSVAVAESCTAGLLGHRLATPAGASAFLDGGIITYSNAAKQRWLDVGADVLERHGAVSVEAARAMAEAVRTQAGTDIGIATTGIAGPTGATAEKPIGLVYIALAHSEGTDVREVRYGTEPGRSGVRYLASQSALDMIRLHLLR; translated from the coding sequence GTGACAGATCCCGCCAAACCCGCAGCCGATGGCGGCAGCCCCCACCCGCGGCAGCTGGTCCGTGCCGAGATCATCTCGGTGGGGACCGAGCACCTGCTCGGCCAGATCGTCGACACCAACGCCACGTTTCTGTGCACGGTGCTCGCGGACCTGGGCATCGCCGTCTACTTCCGCTCCACGGTCGGCGACAACGTCCGGCGCGTGCAGGACGTGTTCCTGCACGCGCTCGACCGCGCCGATCTCATCCTCTCCACCGGGGGGCTGGGCCCCACCGACGACGATCTGACCGTCGCCGCCGTGGCCGAGGCGCTGGCTCTGCCGATCGAGCGCCACGAAGAGGCCTGGGCGCACATTCAGGAGTTCTTCCGCAAGCGCAACCGCCCGCTCAGCAGCCAGCAGGTCAAGCAGGCGATGCTGCCGCGGGGGGCGCGGATGATCCCAAACCCCCGGGGCAGCGCGCCCGGGGTGATCATCGAGCACCACGGGAAGACGTTGATCTTCACCCCGGGAGTGCCGCGCGAGATGAAGGGGATGGTGCAGGATTCCATCGTCCCCTACCTCCGCGAGCGGGGACTTGCCGGACGCGAGGTGATCCGCTCGCGCGTCCTGCGGATCACCGGGCTGGGGGAGTCCGGGGTGGAGGACCGCCTCCGGGACCTGATGCGGAGCAGCGTGAACCCCACGATCGCTCCCTACGCGCACACCGGTGAGTGCCACGTCCGGCTGACCGCGCGGGGGACCGAGGCCGAGGTGGAGTCGCTGCTCGATCGCACCGAGGGGGCCGCCCGCGAGCGCCTCGGGCCGGCCATCTACTCGGCGGGGGAGGCGACCCTGGAGGAAGTTGTGGCGCGGGCCCTGACCGCCAAGCGGGTGTCGGTCGCGGTTGCGGAGTCGTGCACGGCGGGGCTCCTCGGCCACCGTCTCGCCACCCCGGCCGGAGCGTCGGCCTTTCTTGATGGGGGGATCATCACCTACAGCAACGCGGCCAAACAACGCTGGCTCGACGTGGGCGCGGACGTCCTGGAGCGGCACGGGGCGGTCAGCGTCGAAGCGGCCCGGGCCATGGCGGAGGCGGTTCGCACGCAGGCGGGCACCGACATCGGGATTGCGACGACGGGGATCGCCGGCCCGACCGGCGCCACAGCCGAAAAGCCCATCGGGCTCGTCTACATCGCGCTGGCCCACAGCGAGGGGACCGACGTGCGCGAGGTGCGGTACGGGACAGAGCCGGGTCGCTCGGGGGTGCGCTATCTTGCGTCCCAGTCGGCCCTCGACATGATCCGGCTGCACCTGCTGAGGTGA
- the thpR gene encoding RNA 2',3'-cyclic phosphodiesterase, translating into MPPGTGVAQARRRIFVAVPLASALRRAVAGLAPHLREAEQSLRWVPPDNLHFTLKFLGEITPAQLARVAAAAKDVAARAQGFRIALAGLGAFPSPRRPQVVWVGVAEGADRLAALASDLDGALHRMTFPKEARPFRPHLTIARVRRTGPAPDLTAAIAPFSEFALGAQDVTNLLVMESTLHPSGAVYRQVQEVGLGESG; encoded by the coding sequence GTGCCACCCGGGACGGGGGTGGCTCAGGCGCGCCGCCGGATCTTCGTCGCCGTGCCGCTGGCCTCGGCTCTGCGCCGCGCGGTCGCCGGCCTCGCGCCCCACCTGAGGGAGGCCGAGCAAAGTCTCCGCTGGGTCCCCCCCGACAACCTGCACTTCACCCTCAAGTTCCTCGGCGAGATCACGCCCGCGCAACTGGCACGGGTCGCAGCCGCCGCCAAGGATGTGGCCGCGCGTGCCCAGGGATTTCGCATCGCACTCGCGGGACTGGGAGCGTTTCCTTCCCCGCGCCGGCCGCAGGTCGTCTGGGTGGGGGTGGCCGAGGGTGCCGATCGTCTGGCCGCCCTCGCCTCCGACCTCGATGGGGCGCTGCATCGGATGACGTTCCCGAAAGAGGCCCGGCCCTTTCGGCCGCACCTCACGATCGCCCGGGTGCGGCGTACGGGCCCCGCGCCGGATCTCACCGCGGCCATCGCCCCTTTCAGCGAGTTCGCGCTCGGGGCTCAGGACGTCACCAACCTCCTCGTCATGGAGAGCACGCTGCATCCGTCCGGGGCGGTGTACCGGCAGGTCCAAGAGGTGGGACTCGGTGAATCGGGCTGA
- a CDS encoding type II secretion system protein produces the protein MSPTTRTLSGPSPRRPSGTIGGAAARGQRDEAGLTLLEMLVGIMIMAIVGGAISILVGGAVQSKMISSVRSADTETARGTLEWITERVRNAGFNLLPGGQTQLRCKDRVVAQDASLLPTTTSVFVSGEILNTDTVAGNEDLTIGYYLGVDPVTAAPVVMEYNQPCSTGATSIATYSKPLSNPSLTVTSLSFQYYDASGNTVAGLTTPATIRQIQIIGISITVQGAEGRSGVQAQTLTRYVLLRNPEPNTNNWVDQNEKF, from the coding sequence ATGTCTCCAACTACACGCACCCTTAGCGGGCCGTCCCCCCGTCGCCCGTCGGGCACGATCGGCGGGGCGGCCGCTCGGGGGCAACGGGACGAGGCGGGCCTCACTCTGCTCGAGATGTTGGTCGGGATTATGATCATGGCGATCGTGGGCGGGGCGATCTCGATCCTGGTGGGCGGGGCCGTGCAGAGCAAGATGATCTCTTCGGTCAGATCGGCCGACACCGAAACGGCCCGAGGGACCCTGGAGTGGATTACGGAGCGGGTCCGCAACGCCGGCTTCAACCTCCTCCCAGGGGGGCAGACGCAACTGCGGTGCAAGGACCGGGTCGTGGCGCAGGACGCAAGCCTCCTGCCCACGACGACCAGTGTCTTTGTCAGTGGAGAGATTCTCAACACGGATACGGTCGCCGGGAATGAAGACCTCACGATCGGGTACTACCTGGGGGTCGACCCCGTCACCGCCGCGCCCGTCGTCATGGAGTACAATCAGCCCTGTTCTACGGGCGCCACGTCGATCGCCACATATTCCAAGCCCCTTTCCAATCCCAGCCTCACCGTCACCAGCCTCTCCTTCCAGTATTACGACGCCAGCGGCAACACGGTGGCCGGCCTCACCACCCCCGCCACGATCCGCCAGATCCAGATCATCGGCATCTCGATCACGGTGCAGGGAGCGGAAGGCCGATCGGGAGTGCAGGCGCAAACCCTCACCCGGTATGTGCTGCTGCGGAATCCCGAGCCCAATACCAACAACTGGGTGGACCAAAATGAAAAGTTCTAG
- the recA gene encoding recombinase RecA, with protein MNERQRSLDLALTQIEKQFGKGSIMKLGEHQARLSVEVIPTGAITLDVALGVGGVPRGRVVEIYGPESSGKTTLGYHIIAEAQREGGVAAFIDAEHALNPEYARNVGVDIDNLLISQPDSGEQALEIAEMLVRSGAIDVIVVDSVAALVPRAELEGEMGDAHVGLQARLMSQALRKLVGAISKSRTTVIFINQLREKVGVMFGSPEVTTGGRALKFYSSVRMEIRRTESIKSGDVVLGQRVRVKVVKNKLAAPFRDTELDIIFPKGISKVGSLLDLAVAQNLVARSGTWFAYKEMRLGQGRDNAREFLESNPELAKEIEGRLREKLGISRPGAVPEPPAGREASANGEVGPQPRDARSGAPVTKGVAARAPR; from the coding sequence ATGAACGAGCGGCAGCGGAGCCTGGACCTCGCTCTCACGCAGATTGAGAAGCAGTTCGGCAAGGGCTCGATCATGAAGCTCGGTGAACACCAGGCCAGGCTAAGCGTGGAGGTCATCCCCACGGGAGCGATCACGCTCGATGTGGCTCTGGGTGTCGGGGGGGTGCCCCGGGGCCGGGTAGTGGAGATCTACGGCCCGGAGTCGTCGGGGAAGACCACCCTGGGATATCACATCATCGCCGAGGCGCAGCGGGAAGGTGGGGTGGCCGCCTTCATTGATGCCGAGCACGCCCTCAACCCCGAGTACGCCCGCAACGTGGGCGTGGACATCGACAACCTGCTGATCTCCCAGCCGGACTCCGGTGAGCAGGCGCTGGAGATCGCCGAGATGTTGGTGCGGTCCGGTGCGATCGACGTGATCGTGGTGGACTCCGTGGCCGCGTTGGTCCCGCGCGCGGAGCTGGAGGGGGAGATGGGGGACGCCCATGTGGGCCTCCAGGCACGCCTGATGTCCCAGGCGCTGCGCAAGCTTGTGGGGGCGATCAGCAAGTCCCGCACCACGGTGATCTTCATCAACCAACTCCGCGAGAAGGTCGGCGTCATGTTCGGGTCCCCGGAGGTGACGACGGGCGGGCGCGCGCTGAAGTTTTATTCGTCCGTGCGCATGGAGATCCGCCGGACCGAATCCATCAAGTCGGGGGACGTGGTCCTCGGCCAGCGGGTACGGGTCAAGGTCGTGAAGAATAAGCTGGCCGCGCCGTTCCGGGACACCGAGCTGGACATCATCTTCCCAAAGGGCATCAGCAAGGTTGGCAGCCTGCTCGACCTGGCGGTGGCGCAGAACCTCGTGGCCCGGTCGGGCACCTGGTTCGCCTACAAGGAAATGCGCCTCGGGCAGGGGCGCGATAACGCACGGGAGTTTCTGGAGAGCAACCCCGAGTTGGCCAAGGAGATCGAAGGGCGCCTTCGGGAGAAACTCGGGATCAGCCGCCCCGGCGCGGTCCCCGAGCCCCCGGCGGGCCGCGAGGCCTCGGCCAACGGGGAGGTGGGGCCGCAGCCCCGCGAT